AGAACCACGCGACGAAGTAATACCGACGGTGTTCCGTTCGGAATAGGTTTTATATACGCCATCTGTGTACAGCCGCTATGTACGAGGCGACATTCTCGATTACAGACTCGAGTGCTTACACTGGGCCGACCGGTGATGCGGACTGCCGGATCGAACTCTGGTGTAACGACCACACGGACCTGCTCTACATCTCCGGCACCGAAATCGAGCCCCTGTTAGCCCAGATTCGATCTGACATCGGCATCGAGACCGAACTACGCCGCGACGAAGAAGCCGTCGTCATCACGAGTTCGTGTCTCAAAGAGCACGAGGTGACCCACATCGAACGCTACCTGCAGGCGTACAACTGCCTCCTCTTGCCGCCGCTCCGATACGAAAACGGCGCAAAACAGTGTCGAATCCTCGCACTCGAGTCGGCAAATCTCACTGACCTCTATGCGGAGCTGGTCGCGGACGGCTTCGAGATCGACGTCCGAGCGAAACGTGAGATCAGCACGCCGGTCCAGTCGACCCCGCTTTTGACCCTCGATGACGTCTTGCCGGAACTCACTGAACGCCAGCGAGATGTCCTCACGCTAGCGGTGGAGTGGGGATATTACGACCTTCCTCGAGAGACAACGACGGCGGACCTCGCCGACGAAATTGGGGTCAGCCGGCGGACGGTAGAAGATCATCTCCGACGTGCTGAACGAAAGTTGCTCACGTCGCTCGTTTCATATCTGTACTGAAAGCGTCGGGATGGATGTCCGATTAGAGCAGGCCAAGCGCTGCAACCGCGTGCGTGATCACCGTGATGACCGGGATCAGGATGATCGTCCGCATGACGAACAACAAGACGAGGTCGCGGAATCGGATCGGAATGTCGCTAAACATATCCATCATCATCGGCGCGGTCGCAGAGAAGAAGATCAACTGCGAAATCGATAGCAGGGCGATGAAGAAGCGTGCCATCGCCTCGGCTTCGGCGACCAGCAGCGCCGGAATGAACATCTCGGTGATCCCGATGATCGACGCCGGGGCAACGATTTCGGCGTCAGGAATGCCAAGGAGTTCGAAGACCGGAATCAACGGCTGTGAGATAATATCGAACGTTGGCGTGTACTCGGCGACGATGACGGCTGCGAGACCAATCGACAGAATCGTCCCGAGGATGAGAATCGTGAGTTTGATGCCATCGATAAAGCCACGAACCGACGCCCCGACGATTGTTCCACCCTCCTCTGCCTTCGTGACCGCCTCGGAGAGTCCGAACCGGAAGTAATCGCCCGGAGAGCCCCGGAACGGCGTCTCGGGATTCGGTTCGGCGACGTACTCCTCAGGGACTCTACTCAGCGGTGGAATACGGACCAAAATTGCAGCCGTCACCGCGATACAGAGCAGATACGAGAGGAAGATGACCGGAAAGAGCTCGAGCAGGTCGACTGTCGCGGCCACGACGCCGACGAATCCAATCGAAACGGTCGCAAAACACGTACTGATGATGTAGACGTCGCGCTTGGAATACTCACCGCGGTCGAAGACGTTTCGCGTCACGTAGAGGCCGACGCTGTAAGATCCGACCCACGAGGCGACGCTGTCGAGTGCCGACCGCCCCGGAATCTTGAACAACGGCCGCATGATCGGCCGAGCCATCGTCCCGACGAACTCGAGGCCGCCCAGTTCGACGAAGAGGTTGATGAAGATGGCACCGATTGGGATGATGACCGCGACGCTGAGGATGAGCGTGCCCCAGACGAGGCCGCCGGTACTCGGGCCGATCAGCCACTCGGGGCCGACCTCGAGGAACAACACCGGCGCGAGTACGGCACCAGCGACACGGAAGAACCAGAAGGGTGTCGACGTCTCCCAGTAGGGCAGCGCCAGCTGTGTCGTGAGACTGTCGCTGATTGAGACGGCGCCACGTTTTCGAAGCTCAGCGAGTGTGGTCAACAGCCCACCCGAGATAATGAGTGCAAGCGCGTAGGCTCCCGCAAACGTCGGATACGTTCCCGTAATCCAGCTGACGACAATATCGAACGGGACCGTTATCTGGCCGTCCCAGGGGACGGGGACGAGAAAGAAGAAAAACCCGATCAGAAACGCAACCACGAACTTCGACACCGGTCCCCCTCTGATTTCAGTAAGATCGATGTCCTCGAGTGTCTTCGTCTCAGGTTCCGTTTCGACTCGTTTTGTTTCCTGTTCGTCCCGTGACCACGCCGCTTCGTCGAACATAGTCATACTGTGGGGTGCCCGCTAACAAGTGCCATATGGTGCCACATGGTGGGTGATTTATAATAAACTAGTACTCAGCTCAGCCATACGCCCACTTCATTCAGCCATGGGCCATTCGCTCGAGCGTTCGGTATCCATACCAGACAGGACTTAGTCGTGGAGTCTCTTTCTCCGATATGAACGAGCAGACGCCGAGGGTGGGTCGCGACGGAATAGGCACGGGAATCGATGGGCCAATTCGCCGTCGAACGGTGCTGAGTATCACGGCTGGGATTGGCGTTACGGCACTTGCTGGCTGTCTCGGAGAGGACGACGACGCACCGGATCCGATCACGATTGACGCTGATCGAGCCTGCGACCAGTGTACGATGCAGATCGGCCAGCATCCAGGACCAGTTGGACAGACACACTACGCCGACTCTGAAGCCGTCATCAACGAGGATCGACCAGCGCAGTTCTGTAGTTCCGTGTGTACATACACCCACACGTTCGAACAGGAAAGTGCCGATCACGACCCCACGGCGATGTATCTAACCGATTACTCGAGCGTTGACTATGATGTCCAAGCCGATGGCGACGCTGAGGCGATCAGCAGCCACCTCGAGGCCGACACGTTCGCGGCTGCGGACGGACTCACGTTGGTCGTCGACAGTGATGTCGAGGGTGGGATGGGAGCGTCGATGATCGGCTTTCGCGAGAATACTGAGGCAGAGGAGTTTCAGGAGGAGTACGGCGGCGAGCTGTACGACCACGGGGAGGTCACGCCGGAGTTGGTCATGTCCCTGATGGACTGATCGAACGCAAGGGAGGCTATCGGCGGACGCCCCAGACTGCAACCGCGAGCGAGCCAAGCGTCCATGCGAGCAGTCCGACGAGACTCGCAATCGGCGAGGCTACTTGTGGCCCAGTTCCCGACGCGACGATGATCGTCGTCTCGAGGACAAGTCCGCGATAGGCACTGAGGGGGCTGATCGCCAGCGCGTACAACAGGTCGGCGTCGCCGATCACGCCCTCTGCAAGCCCGTAGACGAGTGCGAGATCGAAGCCGACGAGGAGCGCAACAAGCGCGACGATAGACAACCCAAGCGCGCTTCGGGTTGCGCTGACTACCGCCGAGATCGCGAGTGCAACGGCGAGCACGGCGAGTGCGAACAACACTGTCAGGACAAGAAACCGGGCGAACAGCACCGGCGAGTCGGCACCGGCGTGTGTCGCGTAGAGTCCGGCAGTGCCATCCGCTGTGACGGCAATCGCGACCGCAGCGACGACGAGCGGCAGCGCAACCCCAACTGTAAGTCCGACAGCCCGGCCCGCGTAGACGCCGAGGACGATCTCTCGAGGCGAGACGGGATACGTCTCGAGGACATCGAGTTCACCCCGCTCGTCATCGGCGAGAATCGCTCGGTAGCCGAATGCGATGGCGACAATCGGCACAAGCAACTCGAGGGGGGTCAGCAAGTCGACGGCCGTCGGGAGGTAGCCAGCGGTGTAGCCATCGCCGATCCAGGTGACTCCGAGGACGACCGCTGTGAGCGCGGCCGCAAGCAGGTAGAACGTTCGGTTTCGGGCGACGGTCCGGAGTTCGCGTCCAATAATCGTCCAGAGAAGGTGGCCGGTTCCCGGTGTCTGTGCAGACACCGACGAGTCGGCGTCGTGGCTGCTGTCGTCAGCGCCGGCAGTTTGGCCACTCATTCGTCGGTCACCCCCTGTACCCGGACGGTTCCCGCCTCGGCTGCAACTGACTCCTCGTAGACCGCACGGAGTGAATCCACCTCGAGGGCTGCCTGAATGTTCGCCGGTGAATCTTGGTGCAGAATCTGTCCGTTGTCGAGGACTGCAACGTCGTCGGCAGTCCGGTCAACGAGTGCCAGATCGTGGGAACTCAACAGCACGGCGGTTCCGTCAGCAGCCAGTTCGGACGCGACGTCGAAGACATGGCTGCTCATCCCAGGATCGAGACCACTCGCAGGTTCATCAAGGACGATAATCGGTGGATCGCCAATCGTTGCCTGTGCGATGCCGACCAGTCGAGTCATCCCGCCCGAAAGCGCTTCGACAGGGCGACTGGCAGCATCGGCGAGTCCGACCGTCTCGAGGCGATCCATGGCGTCGGTTTCAGCCTCGTCAGCACCGACCAGCGACGAGTAAAAGCGCAGCGTCTCGAGAACGCTAAATCCGGGTCGAAACGCGGGCTGTTGTGGGAGATAGCCAATCCGGCGAGCGGCCGCGTCGCCCCGATAGCTGACCGATCCCGATGTCGGCTCGAGGAGGCCGGCGAGCACCCGAAGCAGCGTCGTCTTCCCGGAGCCGTTCGGGCCGATCAGCGCCGTGACGGTCCCGGTGTCGACGGTCGTGGAAACGTCTTCGAGAACCGAAACTGTCCCGTAGTCGTGGTCGACGCTGTCGGCCTCGAGAACGGCCTGCTGTGTGGATGCGTCCGCTGGCGTCGTCTTGGTATCGTTCGATTCTGCGTCGCTAGCCGCGCTCGTGCTCGTGTTTGTGTTCGTATCCGTGGTCATTGTGCCTCGTGACTCGTTCGGTCACAGGACCAGGCTCGATCCGCCCACACTGTTCCCTCGAGTAGGTCCGGATTGTTCGGTTCGCAGGTCGGTGCCAGGTCGACGATGCTGCCGGTTCGCATTCCGGGGACGGTCCCCTGGAACCCAGAGAGAGCCTCGAGTCCGGGTGCACGTGACAGGGTCGGCGTGCCGTCGACGCGGTGGAGGCGCTGGTCGATGGGTGCTGTTGGCGAGTACGCCCGGTCGACAGTTGTCTCGGCGCTGCGGTCGCCGGGGAAGGGTAGTGCCCCCTGCCAGTAGTTCCCGCTCTCGCCGTCAGTCCAGATTCGCAGCGGGCCGGTGCCGGCTTCAGCGTGAATCTCGTTGTCGATAAAATCGTTTGCGGTGACCTGATTCGTGGGCAACATCGCGCGGGTTTGGGCGCCGATTTCGTTGCCCGCGATCACGTTGCGCTCATAGAGCGTGTCCGTCGCATCGACCCGGAGTCCGACATGGCTGTCGGTCAGGACGTTCCCGGCGATATAGGAGGAACTTCCGCTGGGGAACAACGCGTAGTCCGCGTTCTGCACCACGTTATCGACGATGGCGTTTCGCTCGGGACCAGTCATGATATAGATGCCCGTATTCGACTGATTGCGCACCTGATTCTCCGCAAGCAGCGAGTCTGAGGTATGCATCAGGTGAACCCCGAGTCGGTTCTCCTCGAGGTGGTTGTTCCTGATGATCGTGTCGGGAGAGCGGTGAGTATAGATGGCGTCTCGCCCATCAAGTACTGTCGAGTCCTCGATGACCACTGGCGACCGGAATGCGAGAATCCCCGTGTGTCCATCCTCGAGGTCATCGGGACTATCGATGGTCACGTTTCGGACGACTGACTCGCCGCTCCGGCGGAGAATAACGCCACTCGGTGCGTCGTCTACGGTGACGTCTTCGATCAGAGCCCCGGGTGCGGAGTGGACACCGATGCCGGCGTCTCCGCCCGCGTAGTTCCCTTCGAACGTTCCGTCCCAGTCGTCAGAGTCCGGATCATCGCCCGGAAGGTCGCCATCGCCCAACCGTTCGGAGCCAGACCCGACAATCTCGAGGCCAGTAATCGCCGTTCGCTCTGCTGTCGCGGTGATCACTGTCCCGTTGTCGCCACCATCGATGGTGACGTTCCCCTCGCCAACGAGCGTCAGCGGCCGATCAATCTCGAGGCGCTCCTCGTATTCGCCGTCGGGAACGAGCACAGTCGTGTTCGCTGGCGCTTCCTCGAGAGCTTCCTGGACGGTGTCGGTGTCCTCACCGACGACGGTCGAGACGGGCCGGTCGCGGAGGGCCGTTGCAGCCTCGACTCGCTGGTCCCCCTCGCGGTGCTGGTCGTCGACTCGATCCCGTACCGCTGTTGCCTCGTCAGTCTCGAACTCGGCCTCAAGGAGTTCATCCCACGTGAGGACGATGCCGTCGTGGGTTTCGGCGAACGCGTGGGCGTCTTCCCGGTCAGAAAATGGCATCACCGTATCGCCACCGGGTGCAACCGCATCGCTCTCGGAGACGTACCAGGCGTCCTCGGCGTCGTGCCAGGCTGGCTGATTGTCGACCGTTGGATACCCGTCCGCGTTCAACTCGATGTCAGTCGCCGAATAATCGCTGACGTAAATCGTCAACGGGTAGCCAAACTGCTGGGTATGGCCCTCGCTCCGCTGTGCGGTGACGAACGTCTCGAGGCCGTAATAGCCAACGACGTACTCGTACTGGGAGTAAAACACCTGCGCCTTCGGCAGTTCGACCTCCTCCTCGAGGCCGCGTTCGTCCTCGAGGGCGAGTCCCATCGAGACGGTGTCGTCGAAGAGCGCAGGCTCAGGGTCGCTCGTTTCGACATCGAGTACAAACAGGCCGACTATGGCCACCGCAACGACGAGAACGACGCTGACGGCGACGAGACGCCATTGGCGCTTCACAGTTGTCTTCAGCGCGGGACCTACGTATAGCGTTTGGTGTGGCTGTCGAATCTATGGGTTCGTGATCACAGGATATAGTAGCCACTGAACGTCAGTGTGCACCCAATCGCACGATAGCTATGCGATTAGTGTGTACACAGTTCCAGTTGTTACTATAGGTGCTGTGGCCGCTCTCGTCGAGACAGCCCATGTTCGCTGTGTGTCTCGGCCGTGTGCAGTAGTGTTTTGACTACGACTCACCTCAAGGTATATACACAATCCCGATAGAATTTGTCTATGAAGCGACGACAAATTATTTCGTCTATCGGTATTCTCGCTACTTTCGTCTCCACAGGTTGTCTCGACAGCGAATCCGACGAAGCCGAAAATGGCGACGTTGGCACTCAGGATGGCGAGAGTGAACCCAAAGAGGAGGAGGAGGAGACAACTGGGGCTGTGAGAAACAGACTCTTCACTCTTCGGGGAAAACTCGTCGAAGAGCGTTCCATTCCGAGTAGGTATGATGTCATATCAGGGGAAACTGATACTATCAAAAACGAGGGCCTGTACCCTGAATTTCTGGAGAACGTAGAAGAGTATGCTGAAGAAGCCGAACTCGGGTCGTATATCAACGTGAGATCGGTTACCGAGAATTCTGACGAAGGAAAAGAAACGCTCACCGCCACCGCAGAAGTCCATCAAGCGGGGACACCGCCTGCACCACATCACAATGACCACCCAGGTCGTCGCGAAAAAACGTTTCACATGGAACACGATGGAGCTTTCTTGATGGTATTCATTCAGTATCCAGCCGACGACGAATAGTCAATCATCAGTTCGGACTTTCCGAGACGGTAATTTTGTTCGTATCCTCGTTGTCCGATGCGTCAGAGGCAATTGGTAGGCCAGAAAACCGATGAGCGAATACAAAAACAGCAGAGCGACTGTTTGGGAACGTGTCAAAGCTGGTGTTCACCGTGGTCGGCATATTTTTAGTTCCTCTGTCTCACTTATACTATATGACGACGAACGGAACGGAACTCGAGGATCGAACGCGTCGGCTGGTCGGCATTGGGGTTGGTATTCTCACTGCTGCTACGTTCGCCGTATTGGGTGTCGTCGTCCTCGAGAGTATCTTCTATGGCGTACTGATGGCGTCGTTCTCCGGTGGCGGCTCGGTGTTGGCTGTCCCGTGGCGACTTCGGCTGTCGGCTGCACAGGCCAGTGCGGATGAGCGTGTGTCGTTCTCCGAGACCGTCGCCCGTGCGGGTGGAAATGCACAGCAAGGGTTGTTCGGCGTCGGCCTCGTTCTCGGTGCGGCCGCGATGTTTACTCTCGC
The nucleotide sequence above comes from Natronolimnobius baerhuensis. Encoded proteins:
- a CDS encoding ABC transporter ATP-binding protein, with the protein product MTTDTNTNTSTSAASDAESNDTKTTPADASTQQAVLEADSVDHDYGTVSVLEDVSTTVDTGTVTALIGPNGSGKTTLLRVLAGLLEPTSGSVSYRGDAAARRIGYLPQQPAFRPGFSVLETLRFYSSLVGADEAETDAMDRLETVGLADAASRPVEALSGGMTRLVGIAQATIGDPPIIVLDEPASGLDPGMSSHVFDVASELAADGTAVLLSSHDLALVDRTADDVAVLDNGQILHQDSPANIQAALEVDSLRAVYEESVAAEAGTVRVQGVTDE
- a CDS encoding YjiH family protein translates to MFDEAAWSRDEQETKRVETEPETKTLEDIDLTEIRGGPVSKFVVAFLIGFFFFLVPVPWDGQITVPFDIVVSWITGTYPTFAGAYALALIISGGLLTTLAELRKRGAVSISDSLTTQLALPYWETSTPFWFFRVAGAVLAPVLFLEVGPEWLIGPSTGGLVWGTLILSVAVIIPIGAIFINLFVELGGLEFVGTMARPIMRPLFKIPGRSALDSVASWVGSYSVGLYVTRNVFDRGEYSKRDVYIISTCFATVSIGFVGVVAATVDLLELFPVIFLSYLLCIAVTAAILVRIPPLSRVPEEYVAEPNPETPFRGSPGDYFRFGLSEAVTKAEEGGTIVGASVRGFIDGIKLTILILGTILSIGLAAVIVAEYTPTFDIISQPLIPVFELLGIPDAEIVAPASIIGITEMFIPALLVAEAEAMARFFIALLSISQLIFFSATAPMMMDMFSDIPIRFRDLVLLFVMRTIILIPVITVITHAVAALGLL
- a CDS encoding helix-turn-helix domain-containing protein, which produces MYEATFSITDSSAYTGPTGDADCRIELWCNDHTDLLYISGTEIEPLLAQIRSDIGIETELRRDEEAVVITSSCLKEHEVTHIERYLQAYNCLLLPPLRYENGAKQCRILALESANLTDLYAELVADGFEIDVRAKREISTPVQSTPLLTLDDVLPELTERQRDVLTLAVEWGYYDLPRETTTADLADEIGVSRRTVEDHLRRAERKLLTSLVSYLY
- a CDS encoding nitrous oxide reductase accessory protein NosL, with the translated sequence MNEQTPRVGRDGIGTGIDGPIRRRTVLSITAGIGVTALAGCLGEDDDAPDPITIDADRACDQCTMQIGQHPGPVGQTHYADSEAVINEDRPAQFCSSVCTYTHTFEQESADHDPTAMYLTDYSSVDYDVQADGDAEAISSHLEADTFAAADGLTLVVDSDVEGGMGASMIGFRENTEAEEFQEEYGGELYDHGEVTPELVMSLMD
- a CDS encoding ABC transporter permease; translated protein: MSGQTAGADDSSHDADSSVSAQTPGTGHLLWTIIGRELRTVARNRTFYLLAAALTAVVLGVTWIGDGYTAGYLPTAVDLLTPLELLVPIVAIAFGYRAILADDERGELDVLETYPVSPREIVLGVYAGRAVGLTVGVALPLVVAAVAIAVTADGTAGLYATHAGADSPVLFARFLVLTVLFALAVLAVALAISAVVSATRSALGLSIVALVALLVGFDLALVYGLAEGVIGDADLLYALAISPLSAYRGLVLETTIIVASGTGPQVASPIASLVGLLAWTLGSLAVAVWGVRR
- a CDS encoding NosD domain-containing protein, coding for MGLALEDERGLEEEVELPKAQVFYSQYEYVVGYYGLETFVTAQRSEGHTQQFGYPLTIYVSDYSATDIELNADGYPTVDNQPAWHDAEDAWYVSESDAVAPGGDTVMPFSDREDAHAFAETHDGIVLTWDELLEAEFETDEATAVRDRVDDQHREGDQRVEAATALRDRPVSTVVGEDTDTVQEALEEAPANTTVLVPDGEYEERLEIDRPLTLVGEGNVTIDGGDNGTVITATAERTAITGLEIVGSGSERLGDGDLPGDDPDSDDWDGTFEGNYAGGDAGIGVHSAPGALIEDVTVDDAPSGVILRRSGESVVRNVTIDSPDDLEDGHTGILAFRSPVVIEDSTVLDGRDAIYTHRSPDTIIRNNHLEENRLGVHLMHTSDSLLAENQVRNQSNTGIYIMTGPERNAIVDNVVQNADYALFPSGSSSYIAGNVLTDSHVGLRVDATDTLYERNVIAGNEIGAQTRAMLPTNQVTANDFIDNEIHAEAGTGPLRIWTDGESGNYWQGALPFPGDRSAETTVDRAYSPTAPIDQRLHRVDGTPTLSRAPGLEALSGFQGTVPGMRTGSIVDLAPTCEPNNPDLLEGTVWADRAWSCDRTSHEAQ